Proteins encoded within one genomic window of Actinoplanes octamycinicus:
- a CDS encoding response regulator transcription factor: protein MRLILAEDQFLLREGLVKLLEAHGHQVVTAVTSGPALRTALATEEFDVALVDIRLPPGFTDEGLQAALEARRARPGLPVLLLSQYVEQLYATELLADGAGGVGYLLKDRVFDGEQFITALRTVAGGGTVMDEDVVSGMVGRSDRLAALTARELETLALVAQGRSNAAIAARMFVTEKAVAKNINSILAKLQLPPSTDDNRRVLAVLAYLDA from the coding sequence GTGCGGCTGATTCTCGCGGAGGACCAATTCCTGCTCCGGGAGGGGCTGGTCAAACTGCTGGAGGCGCACGGACACCAGGTGGTCACCGCGGTGACCAGCGGCCCGGCGCTGCGCACCGCGCTGGCGACCGAGGAGTTCGACGTCGCGCTGGTCGACATCCGGCTGCCGCCCGGCTTCACCGACGAGGGCCTGCAGGCGGCGCTCGAGGCCCGCCGGGCCCGGCCCGGCCTGCCGGTGCTGCTGCTCTCCCAATACGTGGAGCAGCTCTACGCCACCGAGCTGCTCGCCGACGGCGCGGGTGGGGTCGGCTACCTGCTCAAGGACCGGGTCTTCGACGGCGAGCAGTTCATCACCGCGCTGCGGACGGTGGCCGGCGGCGGCACCGTGATGGACGAGGACGTGGTCTCCGGGATGGTCGGCCGCAGCGACCGGCTGGCCGCCCTGACCGCCCGCGAGCTGGAGACCCTGGCCCTGGTCGCGCAGGGCCGGTCGAACGCGGCGATCGCCGCCCGGATGTTCGTCACCGAGAAGGCGGTGGCCAAGAACATCAACAGCATCCTGGCCAAGCTGCAGCTCCCGCCGTCCACCGACGACAATCGCCGGGTGCTGGCCGTCCTTGCCTATCTGGACGCCTGA